The following coding sequences are from one Fimbriiglobus ruber window:
- a CDS encoding DUF1592 domain-containing protein: MNSYQTGFLRYAFARYAASVLVMLVLTGLAGAADGKAGEQIYRKQCLNCHGPAGEGSKDYPHVLAGDRSVAQLAKLIAKTMPEDKPGSCVGADADAVATYIYDAFYSKTARERNRPARIELARLTVRQYRNAVADVIGAFRGTAKWDYDKQGLRGEYFDAKNFPGNKRMIDRTDPVVVFDFGTSTPAPGKIDAHQFSIRWEGSVLAPETGTYEFVVRTDQATRLWVNDNNKPLVDAGVKSGNDTVYRESIFLIGGRVYPLRLEFIKAKQGVDDTQKEKSRPPVKAFIALEWKPPQQAAHTIPSRYLMPARGGESYAVSTPFPPDDRSLGWERGTTISKAWDQAETDAALETVDYVSKKLNDFAGTREKAADRPARLRAFATKFAERAFRRPLTDDQKKFYIDRQFDTTPDVDAAVKRVVLLVLKSPRFLYREVGGGPDGYDVAARLSFGLWDSLPDDQLLAAAAAGQLTTREQVTRQAERMLNDPRARAKMRDFLHAWLRMDHATDVSKDPKRFPGFTPDLVSDLRTSLDLFLDATVWAGDADFRKLLLADELYLNNRLAAFYGASRPDEKPAAPVLPRRWYLPMTPAPITAAVDEYRKTKLNPEQRAGVLTHPFTLSAFAYTGESSPIHRGVFIARSVLGLALRPPPEAVSPLAADAVPGLSTRERVSLQTKPVSCMTCHGIVNPLGFTLERFDAAGRFREKDAAKPVDASGSYQTRNGQTTAFTGARDLAKFLAGNEEVHAAFAEQLFHHLVQQPVRAYGPERAAELRTAFAANNFSIRKLAVEIMASTALTPRGPVEKTAAPVKTGKSGNP, from the coding sequence ATGAATTCGTACCAGACCGGGTTTCTGCGCTACGCCTTTGCGCGGTACGCCGCTTCCGTACTCGTCATGCTCGTGCTGACCGGGTTGGCCGGGGCGGCGGACGGTAAGGCGGGCGAGCAGATCTACCGGAAACAGTGTCTGAACTGCCACGGGCCGGCGGGCGAGGGGTCGAAGGACTACCCGCACGTCCTCGCGGGCGACCGGTCGGTCGCCCAGCTCGCGAAGCTGATCGCCAAGACGATGCCCGAGGACAAGCCCGGCTCCTGCGTCGGGGCGGACGCGGACGCCGTCGCTACTTACATTTACGACGCTTTTTACTCGAAGACGGCCCGCGAGCGGAACCGACCCGCCCGCATCGAACTGGCCCGCCTCACCGTCCGCCAGTACCGCAACGCCGTCGCCGACGTGATTGGGGCGTTCCGCGGCACCGCCAAGTGGGATTACGACAAACAAGGGCTCCGGGGCGAATACTTCGACGCCAAGAACTTCCCCGGAAACAAGCGGATGATCGACCGCACCGACCCGGTCGTCGTGTTCGACTTCGGCACGTCCACCCCGGCCCCGGGCAAGATCGACGCCCACCAGTTTTCGATCCGCTGGGAAGGATCGGTCCTCGCCCCGGAAACCGGCACTTACGAGTTCGTCGTCCGTACCGACCAGGCGACCCGGCTCTGGGTCAACGACAACAACAAGCCGCTCGTGGACGCCGGGGTGAAGTCCGGGAATGACACCGTGTACCGCGAGTCGATCTTCCTGATCGGCGGTCGCGTTTACCCCCTACGGCTGGAGTTCATCAAAGCCAAACAGGGCGTGGACGACACCCAAAAGGAGAAAAGTCGGCCGCCGGTGAAGGCGTTTATCGCGCTGGAGTGGAAGCCGCCGCAGCAGGCCGCGCACACGATCCCGTCCCGCTACCTCATGCCGGCGCGAGGGGGCGAGTCCTACGCCGTGTCCACGCCGTTCCCGCCGGACGATCGGAGCCTCGGCTGGGAGCGCGGCACCACGATTTCCAAGGCCTGGGACCAGGCGGAGACCGACGCGGCCCTCGAAACGGTCGACTACGTCAGTAAGAAACTGAACGATTTCGCGGGCACCCGCGAGAAGGCCGCCGACCGACCGGCCCGGCTCCGCGCGTTCGCCACGAAGTTCGCCGAGCGTGCCTTCCGCCGGCCGCTCACGGACGACCAGAAGAAGTTCTACATCGACCGCCAGTTCGACACGACTCCGGACGTGGACGCGGCCGTCAAGCGGGTCGTGCTGCTCGTCCTCAAATCGCCGCGGTTCCTGTACCGCGAAGTAGGTGGCGGACCGGACGGGTACGACGTGGCCGCCCGGCTGTCGTTCGGCCTGTGGGACTCGCTGCCGGACGACCAACTTCTCGCCGCGGCGGCCGCCGGCCAGTTGACCACTCGCGAGCAGGTCACGCGGCAGGCCGAGCGCATGCTGAACGACCCGCGGGCGCGCGCCAAGATGCGGGACTTCCTGCACGCCTGGCTCAGGATGGACCACGCGACGGACGTGTCCAAAGACCCCAAGCGGTTTCCCGGCTTCACCCCCGACCTCGTCTCCGACCTGCGGACCTCGCTCGACCTGTTCCTCGACGCCACGGTCTGGGCCGGCGACGCCGATTTTCGCAAACTGTTGCTCGCCGACGAGCTATACCTGAATAACCGGCTCGCCGCCTTCTATGGCGCGAGCCGGCCGGACGAGAAGCCCGCCGCCCCGGTCCTGCCCCGGCGGTGGTATCTCCCGATGACACCGGCGCCGATCACGGCGGCCGTGGACGAATACCGCAAGACGAAGCTCAACCCCGAACAGCGGGCGGGCGTCCTGACCCACCCGTTCACGCTGTCGGCGTTCGCGTACACTGGCGAGAGTTCGCCGATCCACCGCGGCGTGTTCATCGCCCGGAGCGTCCTCGGCCTCGCCCTGCGGCCGCCGCCCGAAGCGGTGTCGCCGCTGGCGGCCGACGCCGTGCCAGGCTTGTCAACCCGCGAGCGGGTGAGCTTGCAGACGAAGCCGGTTTCGTGCATGACCTGCCACGGCATCGTCAACCCGCTCGGCTTCACGCTCGAACGGTTCGACGCCGCGGGCCGGTTCCGCGAGAAAGACGCCGCGAAGCCGGTCGACGCCTCCGGCTCGTACCAGACCCGGAACGGCCAGACGACGGCCTTTACCGGCGCCCGCGACCTGGCGAAGTTCCTGGCGGGCAACGAGGAAGTTCACGCGGCGTTCGCCGAGCAGCTGTTCCACCACCTGGTCCAGCAGCCGGTCCGCGCCTACGGTCCCGAACGGGCGGCCGAACTGCGGACGGCGTTCGCCGCGAACAACTTCAGTATTCGCAAACTGGCGGTCGAAATTATGGCATCGACAGCACTCACCCCCCGCGGACCGGTCGAGAAAACGGCGGCGCCAGTTAAAACAGGTAAAAGCGGGAATCCGTAG
- a CDS encoding carbon-nitrogen hydrolase family protein, translating into MRRLQPIAVGLLIASVMGLSATSARGGDPDLSAWKAMSQRDEIRPAFSVDPKGGPQGAGSLVITHDQREGLDGWFQKPFAVTGGELYRFHSLRKATGVAVPRRSSVVRVVWEDEAGKKVSAGVPTEQVKDLGHTPSAEPDFPTDGPTDASGWTTVSGIYRAPPKATRAVVELHLQWAPNGRVEWGTVEFARAAPPPARKVRLATVHYVPTGRSPRQNCEEYAPHIAEAANQKADLVVLGETVPYVNVKKKPHETAEPIPGPTTEYFGELAKKHNLHIALSLYERSGHLVYNTAVLLGPDGKLIGKYRKTSLPHGEIENGVAPGRDYPVFDTRFGKVGLMICYDGFFPEVARELANRGAEVIAWPVWGCNPLLARARACENHVYLVSSTFMAPKDGWMVSAGVFQVSGCKMDGCRVRSGKRPELVTGPDIPTRMGTMSPTPDRHARIEALLTQLRPAAEDALRRMAEQLVDRPDTELFGDIEYRLRDAAHDLATTAHQTGLEARKKGGTRGRASCARSAGRTPGSTPGGPAGS; encoded by the coding sequence ATGCGTCGTCTGCAGCCGATTGCCGTCGGGTTGCTTATCGCCTCGGTCATGGGGTTGTCCGCCACCTCTGCCCGCGGAGGCGACCCCGACCTCAGCGCCTGGAAGGCCATGTCCCAGCGGGACGAGATCCGGCCGGCTTTCTCGGTCGATCCTAAAGGTGGGCCGCAGGGCGCCGGAAGTCTGGTCATCACGCACGACCAGCGTGAAGGGCTCGACGGCTGGTTCCAGAAACCCTTCGCGGTGACGGGCGGTGAACTCTACCGCTTCCACTCGCTCCGCAAGGCGACCGGCGTGGCCGTTCCCCGCCGCAGCAGTGTCGTGCGGGTCGTCTGGGAAGACGAGGCGGGGAAGAAGGTGTCCGCCGGCGTGCCGACCGAACAGGTGAAGGACCTCGGCCACACGCCCTCGGCCGAACCCGATTTCCCGACCGACGGCCCGACCGATGCGAGTGGCTGGACCACCGTGAGCGGCATCTATCGCGCGCCGCCGAAGGCCACGCGGGCCGTGGTCGAGCTGCACCTGCAATGGGCGCCAAATGGGCGGGTGGAGTGGGGTACGGTTGAGTTCGCCCGCGCCGCACCACCGCCGGCCCGCAAGGTGCGGCTGGCGACGGTCCACTATGTCCCGACGGGACGCTCGCCACGCCAGAACTGCGAGGAGTACGCGCCGCACATCGCCGAAGCCGCGAACCAGAAAGCCGATCTCGTCGTCCTCGGCGAAACCGTCCCATATGTCAACGTGAAGAAAAAGCCTCACGAAACGGCCGAGCCGATCCCCGGGCCGACGACCGAATACTTCGGCGAACTCGCCAAGAAGCACAACCTGCACATCGCCCTGAGCCTGTACGAGCGGAGCGGGCACCTCGTTTACAACACGGCGGTCCTGCTCGGCCCGGACGGCAAGCTCATCGGCAAGTACCGCAAGACGAGCCTGCCCCACGGCGAGATCGAGAACGGCGTCGCCCCCGGCCGTGACTACCCCGTCTTCGATACGCGGTTCGGCAAAGTCGGCCTGATGATTTGCTACGACGGCTTCTTCCCCGAAGTCGCCCGCGAGTTAGCCAACCGCGGCGCGGAAGTCATCGCGTGGCCGGTGTGGGGGTGTAACCCGCTGTTGGCCCGCGCCCGCGCCTGCGAGAACCACGTCTACCTCGTCAGTAGTACCTTCATGGCGCCCAAAGACGGCTGGATGGTGTCGGCGGGGGTGTTCCAAGTTAGTGGGTGCAAAATGGATGGGTGTCGGGTACGTTCGGGGAAGCGGCCCGAACTCGTGACCGGGCCGGACATTCCGACCAGGATGGGCACCATGTCTCCGACTCCCGACCGCCACGCCCGTATCGAGGCTCTTCTGACCCAACTCCGCCCGGCGGCCGAGGACGCTCTCCGGCGGATGGCCGAGCAGTTGGTCGATCGCCCGGACACCGAACTGTTCGGGGACATCGAGTATCGGCTCCGGGACGCCGCCCATGACCTGGCCACGACGGCCCACCAGACCGGGCTCGAGGCCCGGAAAAAAGGGGGTACCAGGGGTCGAGCATCGTGTGCCCGGAGTGCCGGGCGGACGCCCGGTTCCACGCCTGGCGGTCCCGCCGGATCGTGA
- a CDS encoding DMP19 family protein — translation MIRRSLSSTTLGCRSYGTMNHADVMNSCDTKADRVGMANLTQAEQVIVMVSRANFEIELGGLSAFFYNSAGNYAVETVAALEAIGAENAAGVLRTAIARFPGGSVPTDREQRYAGWMSVSGSFGPLDQEYYRNEPDVFSRLCAFIDAHAAELWEHAEEV, via the coding sequence ATGATCCGCCGAAGTCTGTCCAGCACAACATTGGGCTGCAGGAGTTACGGCACTATGAATCATGCTGACGTAATGAACAGTTGCGACACCAAGGCCGATCGTGTCGGGATGGCGAATCTGACACAAGCCGAGCAGGTGATCGTGATGGTCTCACGGGCCAATTTTGAAATCGAGTTGGGCGGCCTATCGGCCTTCTTCTACAACTCGGCGGGTAACTACGCTGTTGAGACGGTTGCGGCACTGGAGGCGATCGGTGCCGAAAACGCCGCCGGGGTGCTACGAACGGCGATCGCCCGATTTCCTGGCGGGTCCGTGCCAACCGACCGAGAGCAACGATACGCGGGCTGGATGTCTGTGTCCGGATCATTTGGCCCGCTTGATCAAGAGTACTATCGGAACGAGCCGGACGTTTTCTCCCGGCTGTGTGCGTTCATTGACGCCCACGCGGCGGAACTGTGGGAACACGCTGAAGAAGTCTGA
- a CDS encoding DUF1552 domain-containing protein yields MTHPRTRREFVRDLGIGAAALPFVMNLPGLGFANQARRKQRLVILFSPDGVIPPAFWPDEEGAKFTFKESLKPLEPFREKTLILNGVCDKVRGDGDNHMRGIGCLLTGAELFPGNIQGGSHTPAGWSSGISIDQEIKNFLQKDNATRTRFGSLEFGVMVPDRADTWTRMVYTGPNKPVAPIDNPHQMFAKLYGRVKDREALTSVLDGVSADLKKIGAAVSADDRRLLDEHAAFVREMEQELKASKDRANDHPAPEPDPSVKRENDNIPAISKTQIDLMVHSFASDFARVATLQYTNSVGDARMRWLGITEGQHELSHEPDNNEKAKEKLIKINKWYCEQMAYLAKRLAETPEPGGGGSLLDNTVIVWTNELGKGNSHTLDNIPFVLVGGGADFKMGRSVKAKNMPHNRLLLSLAHAFGHKITKFGNPDYCGGGVMPNLT; encoded by the coding sequence ATGACCCACCCCCGTACCCGCCGCGAGTTCGTCCGCGATCTCGGCATCGGCGCGGCCGCCCTTCCGTTCGTGATGAACCTGCCGGGCCTCGGGTTCGCAAACCAGGCCCGCCGCAAACAGCGGCTCGTGATCCTGTTCAGCCCGGACGGGGTCATCCCGCCGGCCTTCTGGCCGGACGAGGAAGGGGCCAAGTTCACCTTCAAGGAAAGCCTCAAACCGCTCGAACCGTTCCGGGAAAAGACGCTCATCCTGAACGGCGTCTGCGACAAGGTCCGCGGCGACGGCGACAACCACATGCGGGGGATCGGCTGTCTGCTCACCGGGGCCGAACTCTTCCCGGGCAACATCCAGGGCGGGTCGCACACGCCGGCTGGATGGTCGAGCGGTATCTCGATCGACCAGGAGATCAAGAACTTCCTCCAGAAAGACAACGCCACGCGGACCCGGTTCGGCTCGCTGGAGTTCGGCGTCATGGTCCCGGACCGGGCCGACACCTGGACCCGGATGGTCTACACCGGCCCGAACAAGCCGGTCGCCCCGATCGACAACCCGCACCAGATGTTCGCCAAGTTGTACGGCCGGGTGAAGGACCGCGAGGCGCTGACGAGCGTCCTCGACGGCGTAAGCGCGGACCTCAAGAAGATCGGCGCGGCCGTCAGCGCGGATGACCGCCGGTTGCTAGACGAACACGCCGCGTTCGTCCGCGAGATGGAGCAGGAACTCAAGGCCTCCAAGGACCGCGCGAACGACCACCCGGCCCCCGAGCCCGATCCGAGCGTGAAGCGGGAAAACGACAACATCCCGGCGATCAGCAAGACCCAGATCGACCTGATGGTCCACAGCTTCGCGTCCGACTTTGCCCGCGTGGCCACCCTGCAATACACGAACTCGGTCGGCGACGCCCGGATGCGGTGGCTCGGAATCACCGAGGGGCAGCACGAACTCTCGCACGAACCGGACAACAATGAGAAGGCCAAGGAAAAGCTCATCAAGATCAACAAGTGGTACTGCGAGCAGATGGCGTACCTGGCCAAGCGGTTGGCCGAGACGCCTGAGCCGGGCGGTGGCGGCAGCCTGCTGGATAACACCGTGATCGTCTGGACCAACGAACTCGGCAAGGGCAACTCGCACACCCTAGACAACATCCCGTTCGTCCTGGTGGGTGGCGGTGCGGACTTCAAGATGGGCCGGTCGGTCAAGGCGAAGAACATGCCCCACAACCGCCTGTTGCTCTCCCTCGCACACGCCTTCGGCCACAAGATCACCAAGTTCGGCAACCCCGACTACTGCGGCGGCGGGGTGATGCCGAACCTGACGTGA
- a CDS encoding IS5 family transposase, with amino-acid sequence MPEQHAISDENWERIQDLLPGRPDQPGWTSPDNRLFMDAILWVAKTGAPWRDLPARFGKWNSVWRRFDRWCRKGTWPAVFETLQDPDLEWLIMDSTIIRAHPSAAGAKKNPDGSGGQDEQAFGRSRGGFGTKIHGAVNGLGLPVRWILTPGQDADVTQAKKLIDGIPFAFGIGDQGYDSQTVVNDIRNQGGTAVIPSRKNSKTPRVIDGHLYKERNLVERFWSKVKQYRRVATRYEKTARNFLGFIHVSSIMIMLK; translated from the coding sequence ATGCCGGAACAACATGCAATCAGTGATGAGAATTGGGAGCGGATCCAAGATCTGCTGCCAGGTCGCCCGGACCAACCGGGGTGGACATCACCCGACAACCGTTTGTTCATGGACGCCATCCTGTGGGTGGCCAAGACCGGTGCCCCGTGGCGTGATCTGCCGGCGCGTTTCGGGAAGTGGAACAGTGTCTGGCGACGGTTCGACCGGTGGTGCCGCAAGGGAACGTGGCCGGCCGTTTTTGAGACCCTGCAGGATCCCGATCTGGAGTGGTTGATCATGGACTCGACGATCATCCGAGCCCATCCGTCCGCCGCGGGAGCGAAGAAGAACCCGGATGGCTCGGGCGGGCAAGACGAGCAGGCATTCGGCCGCAGTCGCGGGGGTTTTGGGACCAAGATCCACGGTGCCGTGAACGGGTTGGGCTTGCCCGTCCGGTGGATCCTGACTCCGGGTCAAGATGCCGACGTGACGCAGGCCAAGAAGTTGATCGACGGGATTCCGTTCGCGTTTGGGATTGGCGATCAGGGGTACGACAGCCAGACCGTGGTCAATGACATCCGGAACCAGGGCGGGACGGCCGTGATTCCATCCCGAAAGAATAGCAAGACGCCGCGGGTCATTGATGGCCATCTGTACAAAGAGCGAAACCTCGTGGAGCGGTTCTGGTCGAAAGTCAAACAATATCGGCGGGTCGCTACACGATATGAAAAGACCGCCCGTAATTTCCTCGGTTTTATCCACGTTTCTTCGATCATGATTATGTTAAAATAA